GTATCTACTTTTACACGACATGGGACCCGGCAAGTCCGCGGGGCTGCAAGGCATATGGATTTAAGACGAAAATGCTGCCGTCTATTGTAGTGAAGCGCTCTTCAGGTATGGAGTGCATGCAGTTTGAACCGAAAAAGGGAGCGGGATTACGATGATTACAGCTGAACAATTGCTTGGAGAAATCGAGCAGCAAGTGCATTTGGCAAAACAGGCGCAGGACGACACATCAAGAAGAGAAGCGATTTACGCGGTCAGGACGCTGTGCAATCTGATGCTCAACGATGCACCGGCTGCAAAACTGGTTTCACAGCCGGCACAAGTGCGCTCTGTGCAGACCGCGCTGGTTACTTCATTGAATGAACAGCCGCTGCGGGAAGCGGATGCCAACGGGGAATCGCTGTTTGATTTCTGACAGTGCCACAAACCGTTCAAATACCTGTCAATTTCAGCTGTATCGTTATGATAAACTGAAGACAGTAAGCAGATTCGTTAGAAAGAAGGAGTTATTATGCCATTTTTTATTATCGCAGGAGCCATTAATGCGGCCATCGCGGTAGCGTTCGGTGCATTCGGTGCACATGCGCTGAAAGATCGCTTGTCCGAACATTATCTGGCTGTCTGGGAAACCGCAGTACAATATCAAATGTTTCATGCCATCGGATTACTTGTCATCGGTATACTGATGAACAGTTCATTGCTCGGACCGTCAACGCAGCTTGCCTGGGCGGGCTATTTACTCTTAGCCGGAATCATTATATTTTCTGGAAGCCTGTATGTGCTCAGCTTATCGGGAATTGGCATACTCGGCGCCATTACGCCAATTGGCGGCGTGGCATTCATCCTTGGCTGGATCATGCTGATTATTGCCGCAGTGAAATTTGGAAATTGACGCAAGAAAACCGCTCACATCATATGAGCGGTTTTTTCTTATGAATTTACGTCGACTGATTGAAGTAATTGATTTCTTCAGGAAACTCTGCGTAATCGAAGTAAATCATTGGGAACAGATAGCGCCGTCCTGTCTTGGCTTCGCTGAGGATGACGTGATCGCGTCCTGCAGCTTCCACCATGCCAGTTACTGCTTTCGTATTCGTACCCGTTTCCATTGCCCGTTCGAATGAAAAATGGAAAACACCAGGCTTACCTCTGTTGAGCCTTAAAATATTTTCGATGTATGATTCCTCTCTAAACGGAGGCGCGCCTGGTCTTCCGCCGGGTGCAGAGGGGGGCGGCGGTGTTATTTGCTGCTGGACGTAGCCTGGATTGGCATAGCCAGGATTCCAATAATATTGAACCATTTCAACATCCTTTCCAAATCTGTTAGTTATACAAGCGGGTAATCTTGTGGTGCAGGGGGGAGAAGCTATGCGATATAAAGCGGCCGGTATTCCACTGAGCTTGCTATTGTTCAGGGCATTCCAGGCTTTTCATTGCATTTTACTTCCGCCCGCATCAGACGGGCAGGCGCTTCAATTCCCTTTTCGGTTGTCGCGGACAGCCAAAGCAAAACCCCCTTGGTTGTATCCTATGTAAACGGCGGGTTCGGTATGAATGAAGTTTTTTGTGTGCGGGATGAACGGGGGCCTCTATGAGCGGTTGAGGCCGAAGATTGATCGCTTGCGGGAAGTTATGAGCGGCTGCCCGTTGTGTATGATCGCTTGCCAGCTGCATTGATCGGTTATCGTGAAGTTATGATCGCTTGCAGTATATTTATGAGCGGACGAAGGGGAGGGAGGAATGAAGTCATTGCCTCTCTAACTTCTCCGCTTTACTTTTTGTCTCTATGAGCGGTTGAGGCCGAAGATTGATCGCTTGCGGGAAGTTATGAGCGGCTGCCCGTTGTGTATGATCGCTTGCCGGCTGCATTGATCGGTTATCGTGAAGTTATGATCGCTTGCAGCCTATTTATGAGCGGACGAAGGGGAGGGAGGAATGAAGTCGCTGCCTTTCTACTTCTCCGCTTTACTTTTTGTCTCTATGAGCGGTTGAGGCCGAAGATTGATCGCTTGCGGGAAGTTATGAGCGGCTGCCCGTTGTGTATGATCGCTTGCCGGCTGCATTGATCGGTTATCGTGAAGTTATGATCGCTTGCAGCATATTTATGAGCGGTTGAAGGGGAATGATGAATGAAGTCGCTGCCTTTCCACTCCTCCGCTTTACTTTTTGTCTCTATGAGCGGTTGAGGCCGAAGATTGATCGCTTGCGGGAAGTTATGAGCGGTTGCCCGTTGTGTATGATCGCTTGCCGGCTGCATTGATCGGTTGCCGTGAAGTTATGATCGCTTGCAGCATAGTTATGAGCGGATGAAGGGGAGTGATGAATGAAGTCGCTGCCTTTCTACTCCTCCGCTTTACTTTTTGTCTCTATGAGCGGTTGAGGCTGAAGATTGATCGCTTGCGGGAAGTTATGAGCGGCTGCCCGTTGTATATGATCGCTTGCTGGCTGCATTGATCGGTTGGCGTGGAGTTATGATCGCTTGCAGCATAGTTATGAGCGGATGAAGGGGAGAAGACGGCTCAGCCGCCTGTCTCTTCCCGGAAGCAGAAAGTGACATTCAGCACATAGTGAGCCGGTTTAATTTCATCGTATTTTCACGCAAAAAAGCCGCGAAGTCATTCGTTCGCGGCTTGGTCGTTACGTATTATACTTCAAAGAATGCTGCACGCTTGTCTGCTTCGAGAATTGTCCCGATAAAGAATGAGCCGAACACGCCGTAGCGCGCGCTGACTTCGTCAAAACGCATTTCATAGACAAGTTTCTTGAACTGAAGTACGTCGTCTGAGAACAGCGTAACGCCCCACTCGTAATCATCAAAACCGACAGATCCGGAGATGATTTGTTTTACTTTACCTGCATAACCGCGGCCGATCATGCCGTGGCTGCGCATCAAACTTTTACGGTCATCCATGTTGAGCATGTACCAGTTGTCATCGCCTTCTCGCTTCTTGTCCATTGGATAGAAACAAACATACTGGCTGCGCGGCAATTCAGGATACAAACGGCCACGTACATAAGGATTCTGGTACGGATCTTCGTCAGATTCGCCTGCGAGGTAGTTTGATAATTCAACGACAGATACGTAAGAATACGCCGGAATCGTGTAATCTGCGATCGTCAGTTTGTTGAATTCTGCTTCCAGCTGCTGCAATTCATCCATTGTCGGACGCAATGTCATCAGCATGAAGTCCGCCTTTTGACCGACTACTGTGTAAAATGCATGACTGCCTGTTTTTGCGTCATCAGCTTGCTGCAAACGCTCTAAATAGGCCAGAAATTCATTCACTGCTGCCTGGCGCTCTTCTTTGGAAATCAGTTTCCAAGAGGCCCAGTCCATTGTGCGGAAATCATGAAGTACGTACCAACCGTCTAATGTAATAGCTGCTTCGTTCACTTGAATTCAGTCTCCTTTTTAGTTCAAAGTAAGTTCTATTTCAAGTGTATCATAAACGATGTTTGGACGTTAAGGATAAAGACAGAGCTGCGGGCAAGGTATGACAAAATTGTGCATGTTACTGTCAGGTGTCTGAAAACTTTGAATTCCCTAGTGAATTATATTGGCATTTCATGTATGATGAAAAGGAAAATATAACAAAGGGTGGGAATTACACATGGCAGATCTTTTTGAAGGTATTCGTAATACGTTGGAAGGTAAAGGAAAGACGATTGTATTGCCTGAGGGGGAAGACGTCAGAATACTGGAAGCAGCTGTACATCTTCAGCAAGAGGGGATTGTCACACCTGTTTTACTGGGGAATGAAGAGGCTGTCAAAAAAGCGGCAGAAGACGGAGGTTTCGATATTTCCGAAATTCAATTGATTGACCCTGCAAGCGCTTCCTATTTTGAAGAATTGGCAGAAAAGTTTGTTGAACGACGTGCAGGCAAAGCAACAATCGAGCAGGCACGCGAGCAACTGAAAGATGTAAACTATTTCGGAACTATGCTAATCTATACAGGACGTGTAGACGGTTTAGTGAGCGGAGCTGCACATTCGACAGCGGACACAGTTCGTCCCGCGCTGCAGATCATCAAGACGAAGCCGGGTATTTCCAAAACTAGCGGAGCTTTCATTATGATGAAGGAAGAAGAGCGTTTGATTTTTGCGGATTGTGCCATCACGGTGAATCCTTCAGCACAGGAGCTGGCTGAAATCGCAGTGGAAAGTACGAAAACTGCAAAAGCGTTCGGAATCGATCCGCGTGTGGCGATGCTGTCCTTTTCAACAAAAGGTTCTGCAGTGACAGAAGAGACAGAAAAAGTTGTGGAAGCGGCAAAAATTGCAAAAGAATTGGCGCCTGACCTATTGATTGACGGAGAATTCCAGTTTGACGCAGCATACGTTCCAAGTGTTGCAGCGAAAAAAGCGCCGGAATCCGTTATTAAAGGCGATGCAAATGTCTTTATTTTCCCTACTTTGGATGCCGGCAATATCGGCTATAAATTAACGGAGCGTCTCGGCGGCTATGAAGCAATCGGCCCGATTCTTCAAGGCTTGAACGGTCCCGTCAATGACCTGTCACGCGGCTGTTCTGCGGAAGATGTTTACAAGCTTTCTATTATCACAGCGGCACAAAGCCTGTAATCACGCCGAATTGTGAAACGTCTATACATACCAGACTAACCACCATAGGAGAACTAGACATGTCACAAGATAAACATTTATTGAATCAGCCGGCTTGGCGTTTTATCGACGAATCGATCACAGCACGCAGCCGGTCTGCGCTAGAGTCGTTCGCCATGGATGATACATTATGCCAATTAGTCGGACAGCAGCAAAGTGCGCCTGTCGTCAGAACGTGGGTGCATGACCGAACGATCGTGCTAGGTATCCAGGATCATCGCATGCCGTTTATTCAGCAGGCGATGGAAGGCATCAAACAGCACGGCTATCAGGCCATTGTCCGCAATTCGGGCGGCCTGGCAGTCGTTCTGGATGAAGGGATATTGAATATTTCTTTAATTTTTTCCGAGCAGAAATCTGCAATTGATATTCCAGTAGGCTACGAAGCTATGCTGTCATTCGTGCAGCTGCTGTTTCCAGAACTCGGTGAGCGGATTGAAGCCTATGAAATTGTCGGGTCCTATTGTCCGGGATCTTATGATTTAAGCGTCGATGGCAAGAAGTTTGCCGGAATTTCTCAGCGGCGTTTGCGTCAGGGAGTCGCTGTGCAAGTCTATCTGTGTATAGAAGGCAGCGGGTCCCGCCGTGCGGAACTGATTAAGGAAGTCTATGACAACGGCTTACAGGGTCAGCAGACTAAATTCAGCTATCCTGTAATTCAGCCTGATACAATGGCTTCATTATCAGAAATAACCGGCACACCGATGACGGTCAGTGAAGTTGTCATTCGTCTGCAATTGCTGCTGCGGTCGCTGACGGATGACGTGCAGCACGGCGGATTGACGGACGAGGAAATGGATTTGTACGGTTTTTATTTGCAGCGCGTCTTTGACCGGAATCAAAAGATGCTGTCATAGAACGAAAAAAAGCTGCCAATCAATTATTGATTGGCGGCTCTTTTGATGATACCAGGTTACCGTTTGGTTCCATTTTAAAGACCGGTGCGACGTGTTCGCTTTCTTCGTTGAGTGCGATCAGCCGGCGCGCGCGATTCATAATTTGAACAAACTGCTCATAATCGTCTTTCAGCGTGCGGTTTTCTTTTTTCAATTCTTCCAGTTCTGCTTCCATTGCCTTCAGCTGTTCGGTAGCTGTTTTCGCAGTCTGTCTCCAGCGAAGCGCATCTGTGTCGGCACCTCCGTTATGATGCATACGGATTAAATAGGCAATTACGGTATCCAGGGATAAAGCGGATAGCGGTACTTGGATTTTCTCCTGCCCGTCTGCTCCGGTCTCCGGATTGTACATCTGCTGGTTGCGTCTTTTAAAATCTGTACCTAGTACACGCAATGTTTGCTTTCTCTCTTTCTTCGCTTCCGAAAGTTCCTCTTCGTATTCTCTTCGCACGACCGCGTTCCATCTGAATCCGCAAGCTGCGGCTGTCCGGTTTAATGCGTCACCTACTTCTTCAAATGCACTTAACTGCGTGCTGCCTTCCCTTACATGCCGTAATACCGTTTCTGCCAATAATTCATCATCCTGCTCTAACCAAGCGTCTTGTCTAACTTTCACCATCTCCATGCCTCCTGTCTTGTACTCTCTTTCTACTGCCATTATGACCACGTATGGAATCTTTTATTCAGAGAGTCACAAAATTCTATCAAGATGGTAATAAAATGGGCATGGAATCGGTTGGTTGGGAGGTTGCTTGTTCTTGAATGGGCTAGGCTGGCAGGGTGTTGGGGCGGGGATTTGCGCTTCGGAGGGGACGCTTTCCCGAGGACCCGCGGTGAGCCAGCCAGTTCGCGCTGCTCTCTTTGGTTGTCTCACCTGATCCGGCTGATCGCCCCTCCTTCGCGCCAATCCATTGCGGTGTGAGTAGGTGATACATATAGAAGTTCATTGAGAATGGTAATTGGTGTTATACAGGTACTTGCCATTGAAATAACTAAAGTTCAATGACAAAAATAATTTACACACAATTTGCAGGGAGTGATTCAAGTCCAGCTGCTATCTTCTCCTAGATACTAAGTCACTCTCCTGAATTTCATATTCCGTGTACAATCCCGGATAAAATCCGTCATAGTGTACTATGTCACGTTCCGTCGTTTTTTGTTATACTGGAACGAATGAAGGATGAGGTGACGACATGGCGTACCAAAACGAAAAACTGCTTGAAGAGAAGGTGTTTAAGGATCCCGTGCACCGCTATATACACGTCAGGGACCGTGTGATCTGGGATTTGGTCAACACGCGTGAGTTCCAGCGGCTGCGCAGGATACGCCAGCTCGGCACCACGTACCTGGTTTTCCACGGAGCGGAGCACAGCCGCTTTCAGCACTCGCTCGGCGTCTATGAAATCGTGCGGAGAATACTCGATGACGGCTTCAGCGGAAGAGAAGAGTGGGATGAGGAGCAGCGGCTGGTCGCGCTTTGTGCGGCATTGCTGCATGATCTGGGCCATGGTCCGTTTTCGCACGCTTTTGAAAAAGTATTTAATCTGGATCACGAACAATTCACTCAGCAAATTTTATTGGAACAGACAGAAGTCCATGAAGTGCTGCGTCGTGTGTCGCCGGATTTCCCACAAAAAGTGGCGGATGTTATTGACAAAACATATCCCGATAAACTGGTCGTCAGTCTGATTTCCAGTCAAATCGATGCGGACCGAATGGATTATCTCCAGCGCGATGCGTATTATACCGGCGTTTCCTATGGTCATTTCGATATGGAGCGGATTTTGCGCGTCATGCGTCCGACTGAAGAACAGGTAGTCATTAAATATAGCGGAATGCACGCGGTGGAAGACTATATCATGAGCCGCTATCAAATGTACTGGCAAGTGTATTTCCATCCAGTGTCACGCAGTGCAGAAGTCATTTTGATGAAAATTTTGCACAGGGCGAGATATTTATTCGAAACGGGGTATGCATTTAAGCAAGACCCGATTCACTTTATTTCATTTTTTACAAAAGAATTCGAATTAAAAGAATACATAGCGCTTGACGAAGGGGTGCTATTGACGTATTTCCAGCTGTGGATGGAAGAAGAGGACGCGATTTTGGCTGATCTTTGTGATCGCTTCGTCAACAGAAGGCTGTTTCAGTATGCCGAGTTTGACCCGGCTGCCCAATATATGAGGTTCGGTGAGCTGAATGCCTTATTCAGAGAAGCAGGGCTGGACCCAGACTACTATTTGGTGACTGATTCATCATCTGACTTGCCATACGACTTTTATCGTCCGGGTGAGGAAAATGAACGCGTACCTATCTATTTACAAATGAAGAACGGCGATTTGCGTGAACTGTCCCGCATGTCTGATGTTGTGGACGCGATTTCGGGAAAACGCAGAACAGACCATAAAATTTATTATCCTGAAGACTTGCTGGCAGACGGAAATGCATTGCACGACAAGATTTTAGAGTTGTTACGAAGTTAAGAGAGGGGTGGGCGACTTGCTGCAAGAGCATGCAAAAATCGTTCAGTTTGTATCGTTGGCGAATGAAATAAATGGCCGGAAGAAAATGCAGAAGATGGTTTATATATTGAAGAAAATGAATTTCCCGTTTGCGGAGAAGTACGAGCTCCATATGTACGGTCCTTACTCGGAAGAACTGACATTACGGGTGGAAGAATTATGTGAAATGGGCTTTTTGGCGGAGCGGTTTGAAGACAAGGGGTCCTATAAGCAATACTGCTATCAGGTGACTGAAGAAGGCTCAAAGTTCCTTACAACAGCGGATGCGCCGAAAACACAGCTGTCGGACTGTATCGGGCGGCTGAATGAAAAATCATCGCGGTTCCTTGAGCTGGTTTCCACGCTGCTGTTTTTCGATCAGCTGGACAAGGAAGACCAAATTGCCAAAGTGCGTATCGTAAAAAATAAACTGAATTTCACCGATCAGGAATTTGACCAGGCGTTTGCATTTATTGAAGAAATGCAAGTAACTTCAGTCAGCTGATCAGACGAAAAAAAGGATTCTCGTGGTGAGAATCCTTTTCGCCGTTTACTGTTCACTGACGAGTTTACCATTTTTGAAAAGGTGATTCTTTGGCATTTCTTCAATGAAAACTGTTACGCTGTCAGTAGTAGCGCCAGTCGTTTCTACAACGGCTTGTGTAACTTTTTCGCACAGCGCACGTTTTTGATCATCTGTGCGGCCTTCAAGCATTTTTACTGTTACGTATGGCATTTTGCTTCCTCCTTGGCAGAAAATT
The Sporosarcina sp. P33 genome window above contains:
- the pta gene encoding phosphate acetyltransferase, encoding MADLFEGIRNTLEGKGKTIVLPEGEDVRILEAAVHLQQEGIVTPVLLGNEEAVKKAAEDGGFDISEIQLIDPASASYFEELAEKFVERRAGKATIEQAREQLKDVNYFGTMLIYTGRVDGLVSGAAHSTADTVRPALQIIKTKPGISKTSGAFIMMKEEERLIFADCAITVNPSAQELAEIAVESTKTAKAFGIDPRVAMLSFSTKGSAVTEETEKVVEAAKIAKELAPDLLIDGEFQFDAAYVPSVAAKKAPESVIKGDANVFIFPTLDAGNIGYKLTERLGGYEAIGPILQGLNGPVNDLSRGCSAEDVYKLSIITAAQSL
- the gerQ gene encoding spore coat protein GerQ — protein: MVQYYWNPGYANPGYVQQQITPPPPSAPGGRPGAPPFREESYIENILRLNRGKPGVFHFSFERAMETGTNTKAVTGMVEAAGRDHVILSEAKTGRRYLFPMIYFDYAEFPEEINYFNQST
- a CDS encoding RsfA family transcriptional regulator, with amino-acid sequence MVKVRQDAWLEQDDELLAETVLRHVREGSTQLSAFEEVGDALNRTAAACGFRWNAVVRREYEEELSEAKKERKQTLRVLGTDFKRRNQQMYNPETGADGQEKIQVPLSALSLDTVIAYLIRMHHNGGADTDALRWRQTAKTATEQLKAMEAELEELKKENRTLKDDYEQFVQIMNRARRLIALNEESEHVAPVFKMEPNGNLVSSKEPPINN
- a CDS encoding uracil-DNA glycosylase; the encoded protein is MAVNCFECIYFYTTWDPASPRGCKAYGFKTKMLPSIVVKRSSGMECMQFEPKKGAGLR
- a CDS encoding YwdI family protein, with amino-acid sequence MITAEQLLGEIEQQVHLAKQAQDDTSRREAIYAVRTLCNLMLNDAPAAKLVSQPAQVRSVQTALVTSLNEQPLREADANGESLFDF
- a CDS encoding YwgA family protein, with translation MLQEHAKIVQFVSLANEINGRKKMQKMVYILKKMNFPFAEKYELHMYGPYSEELTLRVEELCEMGFLAERFEDKGSYKQYCYQVTEEGSKFLTTADAPKTQLSDCIGRLNEKSSRFLELVSTLLFFDQLDKEDQIAKVRIVKNKLNFTDQEFDQAFAFIEEMQVTSVS
- the hemQ gene encoding hydrogen peroxide-dependent heme synthase gives rise to the protein MNEAAITLDGWYVLHDFRTMDWASWKLISKEERQAAVNEFLAYLERLQQADDAKTGSHAFYTVVGQKADFMLMTLRPTMDELQQLEAEFNKLTIADYTIPAYSYVSVVELSNYLAGESDEDPYQNPYVRGRLYPELPRSQYVCFYPMDKKREGDDNWYMLNMDDRKSLMRSHGMIGRGYAGKVKQIISGSVGFDDYEWGVTLFSDDVLQFKKLVYEMRFDEVSARYGVFGSFFIGTILEADKRAAFFEV
- a CDS encoding HD domain-containing protein — encoded protein: MAYQNEKLLEEKVFKDPVHRYIHVRDRVIWDLVNTREFQRLRRIRQLGTTYLVFHGAEHSRFQHSLGVYEIVRRILDDGFSGREEWDEEQRLVALCAALLHDLGHGPFSHAFEKVFNLDHEQFTQQILLEQTEVHEVLRRVSPDFPQKVADVIDKTYPDKLVVSLISSQIDADRMDYLQRDAYYTGVSYGHFDMERILRVMRPTEEQVVIKYSGMHAVEDYIMSRYQMYWQVYFHPVSRSAEVILMKILHRARYLFETGYAFKQDPIHFISFFTKEFELKEYIALDEGVLLTYFQLWMEEEDAILADLCDRFVNRRLFQYAEFDPAAQYMRFGELNALFREAGLDPDYYLVTDSSSDLPYDFYRPGEENERVPIYLQMKNGDLRELSRMSDVVDAISGKRRTDHKIYYPEDLLADGNALHDKILELLRS
- a CDS encoding lipoate--protein ligase family protein: MSQDKHLLNQPAWRFIDESITARSRSALESFAMDDTLCQLVGQQQSAPVVRTWVHDRTIVLGIQDHRMPFIQQAMEGIKQHGYQAIVRNSGGLAVVLDEGILNISLIFSEQKSAIDIPVGYEAMLSFVQLLFPELGERIEAYEIVGSYCPGSYDLSVDGKKFAGISQRRLRQGVAVQVYLCIEGSGSRRAELIKEVYDNGLQGQQTKFSYPVIQPDTMASLSEITGTPMTVSEVVIRLQLLLRSLTDDVQHGGLTDEEMDLYGFYLQRVFDRNQKMLS
- a CDS encoding 2-hydroxymuconate tautomerase, with amino-acid sequence MPYVTVKMLEGRTDDQKRALCEKVTQAVVETTGATTDSVTVFIEEMPKNHLFKNGKLVSEQ
- a CDS encoding DUF423 domain-containing protein, producing the protein MPFFIIAGAINAAIAVAFGAFGAHALKDRLSEHYLAVWETAVQYQMFHAIGLLVIGILMNSSLLGPSTQLAWAGYLLLAGIIIFSGSLYVLSLSGIGILGAITPIGGVAFILGWIMLIIAAVKFGN